A DNA window from Schistocerca americana isolate TAMUIC-IGC-003095 chromosome 4, iqSchAmer2.1, whole genome shotgun sequence contains the following coding sequences:
- the LOC124613767 gene encoding vegetative cell wall protein gp1-like — MDIHVLRSQPAQKVAFKDSSTVRVGNKLVRNKPPTQPSAMRPKRATGVHRRHQNQLRRAGRPDSAARSLSTDLVHGGFQPRLPTSLPPPGQQQQPSPLPRRQPVPLMPPAQLHPGAPQVVAPAPAVPLQSPPPSELMDVDPSAGPPSQAVAVQPVLQPLSLGTPKESDPAAPCPAPTQQPSTQRQETLPLFVGPDASSRPVPEAAPVVTDDRKVDIAFEEYYFKIDSISYWTAGTATGS, encoded by the exons atggatattcatgttcttcgaagccagcccgcccagaaggtcgcgtttaaagactcttccacggttcgtgtgggtaataaacttgttcgcaataagccacccacccagccctctgctatgcgacccaagc gtgctactggggtgcacaggaggcatcagaaccagttgcgccgcgctggccgcccggattctgccgctcgttctttgtctaCGGATTTGGTccacggcgggttccagccgcgccttccgacttcgctgccgcccccagggcagcagcagcagccgtcgccgctaccacgccgacagcccgtcccgttgatgcctcccgcgcagcttcatccgggagcgccccaggtggtcgctccggcgcctgcggtccctcttcagtcgccaccgccttcggagctgatggacgtcgacccctcagccgggccgccttcccaagcggtggctgtgcagcctgtcctgcagccgctttccttgggcacccccaaggaatCTGaccccgcagcgccttgtccggcgcccactcagcagccgtcgacgcagcgtcaggagacgctgcctctcttcgtgggtcccgacgcctcgtcgcgtccagtaccagaagctgcgcccgtggtcacag ATGATCGTAAGGTCGACATAGCTTTTGaagaatattattttaaaattgattCAATTTCATACTGGACAGCTGGTACAGCAACAGGTTCCTGA